One Salvelinus fontinalis isolate EN_2023a chromosome 11, ASM2944872v1, whole genome shotgun sequence DNA window includes the following coding sequences:
- the LOC129865797 gene encoding uncharacterized protein LOC129865797 yields the protein MTTYDPEIKDQTTSSFVVLTVFFILFTLVALLVVLYMWLNRQTNGQYTVHQLVLGEGGARDRVRGGVQVLEVWFRRRLWPLSEDEETVGEEEQRDEEEDVERVSEGGESEGEGKKEEGDKEKGGEREGRVDDSSDDYSSAEGCGLTERVKVMDAKKERRECEGKREENMEEKGDSKGDEGAAGGEESGRGGLLIHLHQYSGSAIWSEDYEGGKDNKDVTAL from the coding sequence ATGACTACTTACGATCCAGAAATCAAAGACCAAACCACCTCCTCCTTTGTCGTCTTGACTGTCTTCTTCATCCTGTTCACCCTCGTTGCCCTCCTGGTCGTTCTGTACATGTGGCTAAACCGCCAGACTAATGGCCAGTACACAGTCCACCAACTGGTCCTTGGGGAGGGTGGGGCCAGGGACCGGGTGAGGGGCGGGGTCCAAGTCCTGGAGGTGTGGTTCAGGCGTCGCCTTTGGCCTCTCagtgaggatgaggagactgtaggagaggaggaacagagagacgaagaggaggatgtagagagagtgagtgagggaggggaaagtgagggggaggggaagaaggaggagggggataaggagaaggggggtgagagggagggccGAGTGGACGACTCTTCGGATGACTACTCCAGTGCGGAGGGCTGTGGCCTGACGGAGAGAGTGAAGGTCATGGACgcgaagaaggagaggagagagtgtgaggggaagagagaggagaatatggaggaaaagggggatagCAAAGGTGATGAGGGAGCAGCGGGAGGAGAAGAAAGTGGACGGGGAGGTTTGCTGATACACCTGCATCAGTACTCTGGTAGTGCTATCTGGTCTGAAGATTATGAGGGAGGCAAAGACAACAAGGATGTGACTGCATTGTGA